A portion of the Campylobacter concisus ATCC 51562 genome contains these proteins:
- a CDS encoding polysaccharide deacetylase family protein, whose protein sequence is MNYPVCVLTMHHCNNNENDFAIKPELFRKALLMALDEGYKFINYSQFKDIASGRTKASKKSILLTFDDGYFDNYKFAFPILKELNIPAVCFLITDKIKDFKRQDYDFAFKKHKKIDYDKDAEYFLNLDEIRQMQESGLFEFDSHTASHFSCKSNDEEKLREEFSSSLAKIKELFPEKKEFGFCFPKGHFNELSLKIVREYYDFAFSVIDGGFCAGDDKFKIRRIDISNNAKSESDYIFRIKKKLFIYSTPVLGNLYSNFRNRGYK, encoded by the coding sequence ATGAACTACCCAGTTTGCGTGCTAACGATGCATCACTGCAATAACAATGAAAACGACTTTGCCATTAAACCAGAGCTATTTAGAAAAGCACTTCTTATGGCGCTAGATGAGGGCTATAAATTTATAAACTACAGCCAGTTTAAAGATATAGCTAGTGGCCGAACAAAAGCTTCAAAAAAGAGCATTTTACTAACTTTTGATGATGGATATTTTGATAATTATAAATTTGCATTTCCTATCCTAAAAGAGCTAAATATCCCAGCTGTGTGCTTTTTGATAACAGATAAGATCAAGGATTTTAAAAGGCAAGATTACGACTTTGCATTTAAAAAACATAAAAAGATCGATTATGATAAAGACGCGGAGTATTTTTTAAATTTAGACGAGATTAGGCAGATGCAAGAGAGCGGGCTTTTTGAGTTTGATAGCCATACAGCGAGCCACTTTTCCTGCAAAAGCAACGATGAAGAAAAATTAAGAGAGGAATTTTCTAGCTCACTTGCCAAAATAAAAGAGCTATTTCCTGAAAAAAAAGAATTTGGATTTTGCTTCCCCAAAGGGCACTTTAACGAGCTTTCACTAAAAATTGTGAGAGAGTATTATGACTTTGCTTTTAGCGTGATAGATGGCGGATTTTGCGCAGGAGATGATAAATTTAAGATAAGACGTATCGATATATCAAACAATGCAAAGAGCGAGAGTGACTACATTTTTAGGATCAAAAAGAAGCTTTTTATCTATTCTACACCAGTGCTAGGAAATTTATATTCAAATTTTAGAAATAGAGGCTATAAATAA